Proteins from one Triticum aestivum cultivar Chinese Spring chromosome 7A, IWGSC CS RefSeq v2.1, whole genome shotgun sequence genomic window:
- the LOC123150525 gene encoding V-type proton ATPase subunit B2 isoform X1 produces MVLKTRVSLDMLGRIFNGSGKPIDNGPPILPEAYLDISGSSINPSERTYPEEMIQTGISTIDVMNSIARGQKIPLFSAAGLPHNEIAAQICRQARLVKRKEKTDNILEVLVLCTILVWFTWRSDEVLPACAKRSWVRRSLSALHCVGNAEEDNFAIVFAAMGVNMETTQFFKRDFEENGSMERVTLFLNLANDPTIERIITPRIALTTAEYLAYECGKHVLVILTDMSSYADALREECHILKRKKSMPF; encoded by the exons ATG GTTCTAAAAACTCGAGTGTCACTGGATATGCTTGGACGCATTTTCAATGGTTCTGGTAAACCTATAGACAATGGCCCACCAATTTTACCAGAGGCATACCTGGATATTTCTG GAAGTTCTATCAATCCCAGCGAACGGACATACCCTGAAGAAATGATTCAGACTGGCATATCTACAATTGATGTCATGAATTCTATCGCTCGTGGTCAGAAGATCCCTCTGTTCTCCGCTGCAGGTCTGCCACACAATGAAATTGCTGCTCAGATTTGCCGTCAGGCTCGGCTAGTAAAGCGTAAAGAGAAGACTGATAATATCTTGGAG GTACTTGTATTGTGTACAATCTTGGTCTGGTTTACATGGCGCAGTGATGAAGTACTCCCcgcttgtgccaagaggtcctgggttcgacgcagcctctctgcattgcactgtgTAGGG AATGCCGAGGAGGACAATTTTGCTATTGTCTTTGCAGCTATGGGAGTAAACATGGAAACAACACAATTTTTCAAGCGTGATTTCGAGGAGAATGGTTCAATGGAGAGAGTTACCTTATTTCTTAATCTG GCAAATGATCCTACCATCGAGCGTATTATTACTCCAAGAATTGCTCTCACCACAGCGGAATACTTGGCATATGAGTGTGGGAAGCATGTTCTTGTCATCCTGACTGACATGAGTTCATATGCAGATGCACTTCGTGAA GAATGCCATATCCTGAAAAGGAAGAAGTCCATGCCCTTCTAA
- the LOC123150525 gene encoding V-type proton ATPase subunit B2 isoform X2 yields MVLKTRVSLDMLGRIFNGSGKPIDNGPPILPEAYLDISGSSINPSERTYPEEMIQTGISTIDVMNSIARGQKIPLFSAAGLPHNEIAAQICRQARLVKRKEKTDNILENAEEDNFAIVFAAMGVNMETTQFFKRDFEENGSMERVTLFLNLANDPTIERIITPRIALTTAEYLAYECGKHVLVILTDMSSYADALREECHILKRKKSMPF; encoded by the exons ATG GTTCTAAAAACTCGAGTGTCACTGGATATGCTTGGACGCATTTTCAATGGTTCTGGTAAACCTATAGACAATGGCCCACCAATTTTACCAGAGGCATACCTGGATATTTCTG GAAGTTCTATCAATCCCAGCGAACGGACATACCCTGAAGAAATGATTCAGACTGGCATATCTACAATTGATGTCATGAATTCTATCGCTCGTGGTCAGAAGATCCCTCTGTTCTCCGCTGCAGGTCTGCCACACAATGAAATTGCTGCTCAGATTTGCCGTCAGGCTCGGCTAGTAAAGCGTAAAGAGAAGACTGATAATATCTTGGAG AATGCCGAGGAGGACAATTTTGCTATTGTCTTTGCAGCTATGGGAGTAAACATGGAAACAACACAATTTTTCAAGCGTGATTTCGAGGAGAATGGTTCAATGGAGAGAGTTACCTTATTTCTTAATCTG GCAAATGATCCTACCATCGAGCGTATTATTACTCCAAGAATTGCTCTCACCACAGCGGAATACTTGGCATATGAGTGTGGGAAGCATGTTCTTGTCATCCTGACTGACATGAGTTCATATGCAGATGCACTTCGTGAA GAATGCCATATCCTGAAAAGGAAGAAGTCCATGCCCTTCTAA